Genomic DNA from Haloterrigena alkaliphila:
CGGCGCCGGTCGATGATCTTGAGGAGTCGATCGAAGAGGTGACCGAACTCGTCGAAGCGGACAAACGGAAGAAGCGAGAACGCGAGCCCGAAATCGATGAAATCACCGAGCGAATCGAGCAGGTTCGACAGTCCAAGAACGAAATTCAGCGACTCGAGGAGGAGAAACGGGACGTCGAGCAGAAGTTAGAGAGCCGTCGTGACTCCCTTGAGGAGCATCGGGATCGGCGGCAGTCCCTACGGGACCGCCTCGGCGAACTCGACGATGAAATCGGCGAACGGGCAGCCGACCAGCACGCCGAACGGTCGGACCTCACCGACGAGATTGAGGAGACGCGGGTCGAAATACAGACGCTCCGCCGAGAGATCGAACGACTCGAGGACGCCTGCGAGTCACTCCGTGAGACGCGTACGGACCTGCAGCGGAAACGCGAGGAGGTCGAACGACTCTCCGACGAGATCACCTCGTTAACGGATCGGATCGAAAACCTCGAGGACGAACTACGAACGGTGTTCAACGAGACGATGGACGAGTTGCTGGACGCGCTTGAGTTCGAGCGGATCGAACGTGTCTGGCTCGACGGCGAGTTCGAACTTGTGATCGCTCGGGAGGTCGACGGCCAGGTTCGTTCGGATACGATCGACAACCTCGCCGAGAGCGAGCGGGAGATGATCGGTCTCGTTCTCGCACTGGCCGGGTTTGTCACCTACGACGTCGACGACGTGACGCCAGTCCTCGTCCTCGACTCGCTGGGTGCGTTCGACGCGGAGCGGACTCGCCGACTGGTCGATTACTTCGCCGACGAAACCGACTATCTGGTCGCGACGGTCCATCCGGAGTACGCCGTCGATACTGCGTTCGATACGGTACTGTTCGAATCTCCCGTCCGGAACTGACGCGATCCGAGAATACCCCAGTAGTCAGAGAATTCAGTAAACTGGAAGGTAGTTTCTGATATTCACCGCGCGATCGGTTTCGATGAAGTAGTCGATTTCGGTTACGGACTCCAGCGCCCGCATTTGGACGAGTAAGTCGTCGATCTCCGCGTTCGATCGTGCGGTAGCGATTCCGTATAGATCGACGGTTCCGAACCCTTCAGCGACGAACCAGAAGTCCATGTTCGACATTGCCTCGAAGACGGTTCGCTTCGACTGCGGTTCGTTGGCCGTTTCGACCGTTACGAGGACGATTTCCCAACTGTTACGCTCCGGGCGCGGTAAGAAGAAACTCGTCATGTTCTCGAGCAGCGACGTCACGCGTCGGCGGACGCCCTCGCTGCTGAGTTCGATGTCGTACTCGCCCAACTTGTCCGCGATATCAGCGTACGGACTCCGTGGATCGTTCGCGAGGATCTCGAGGATCCGTCGATCGATTTCGTCTATTTCGAGGACGTCATCGTCGGAGTGGTCCGCCATGGTCGAGTACTATTCCTGGCACCTCTTAAAATCGCTAGATAATCACTGTCCGATATGGTTCTCGAGCAGTTCTTGTGAACCGATAATCGAATAAACACCTAGTAAGTTCAAATATGGTGCCGAAGAATCGTTTGCTACGACGGATACTTATGGCGCTACAGCAGCCATCGTTTCTCGAATCTCCGTCGGTCCGGCACCTCGCGGGAAGGACACGTTGATAGCATCCACCCCGTCGAGATCGACGAATTCTTCCAGCTGATCGCGCGCCGCTTCGGGCGTCCCCGCAGCCCCCATCTGGTCGCGTAGTTCCTCCCGAACGAGCGTCGTTGCGCGCTCTCTATCGCCGTCCTGCCACGTATCATAGATCTCGTGAGCAAGGTCCTCGTATCCTTGCCGCGCGAGGTTGTCGCGGTAGAACGTTCCCATTCCACCGAGGTAGAAGGCGATATGTTGGGCGACGAGCTCGCGAGCCCGATCGCCGTCCTCGAGGGCACAACAGCCCACAGAGAGTGTGACGCGAAGATCGTCGAGGGTCCTATCGCCGAGTTCGGCACCCCGGCGAAGATCCTCGAGTCGTTCGGTGAGTCCGTCTCGAGTGTAGTTGACGGCGTGCCAGCCGTCGGCGAAGCGGCCGGCGAGTTCGACGGCTTTCGGCCCGAGACCCGCCGCGTCGATCGGTGGAGCCGGGTCGGGCGGATCGCAACGCAGTCGGAAGCCGTCGAGGTCGAAATACTCGCCGTCATACGAGACCGTTTCGCCGGAGAGCACCTGTCGGACGATTTCGACCGTTTCTCGGGTGCGGCGTAGCGGATTTCCGAACTCTATCCCGTGCCAGTTCTCGATGACGATCGGACCGCTGGGACCGACGCCGAGACGGAAGCGACCGTTGCTGGCCTCCTGGAGCGTTGCGGCCGTCTGACCGAGCAGGGCCGGTGATCTGGAGTAGATGTTGGCGATGCTCGTTCCGATCCCGATCTCGTCGGTCCGCTCGGCGGCGGTCGCCATCGCCGTGACGGCGTCTCGCCCCCAGCTCTCCGGGAACCAGGCACGGTCGTATCCCAACTCCTCCGCGGTGACGGCTTGGTCGACGAGGTCATCGAGCGTGGGCTGTGCACCGACCGGAAGAAAGACGTCCCTCTCGGTCATGTGCGTCACGAAGCGTTCATCGGCAATAAAATTACGCTACCGTCTCACATGGGTATCATGGCCAGGTGAGGGGACGGCGAGGATTCGTTCTCACTGCAACAGTCCGTTCTGCTTGGCGATCGTGTTGAGCTGAAGTTCGTCGGTTCCCTCGACGATGCGAAGAAGCCGCGCGTAGTTGAGGTGGTCCATGAAGCCGTAGTCCTCACTGAGGCCGTTGCCACCGTGGATCTGGACGGCCGAATCCGCGGCGTCCCAGTAGGTCTGCGTCGCAAACCAGTTGAAGATCGAGACGTCCTCGACGACCGAGTCATCCCTATCCATCTTCCACGCGCATCGAAGCCCTGCAGAGTCGGCCGCGTACTGCTTTGCGCGTCCACGAGCGACCTTCGAAGAGATCTGCTGAAAGCTCCCGATCTCCTGACCGAACGCTTCGCGTTCGCGCGCGTATTCGGTGGATCGATCCAATACGTACTCCGCGAGACCGACAGCCTGTGCGCCGAGTTCGAGCCGGCCGACCGAGAGGAAGTCCATCGCCTCGTAGAATGCGGTCCCGACCTCGCCGAGGACTCGATCGTCTGGCAGTCGGACATCATCGAACCGGAGCTCGGCCTGTTGACCGACCTCTGCGGGGGTGTTATTGAGCGACCCGAGCTCCCATTCGTCCGATTCGACGAGAAAACACGTGATTCCGCCGTACCGTCCGGCCTCTTCTCGGGAGGACGTTCTCGCGAACACTTGCGCGAAATCGGCGTACGGAGCGTTCGTGATCCACTGTTTGGTGCCGTTTAGCACCCACTCGTCACCGTCTCGCACTGCCGTCGTTTGCATCGCAGGTGAGTCCGACCCCGCCACCGGTTCGGTCTGTGCGAACGCCGTAGATTTCTCCCCCCTCACGGCGGGTTCGACGTACTCGGATCGCTGTTCGTCGTCCGCCAGCAACAGCAGCGGCTTCGGTCCTTCGGGCCCAGCCAGTACGTGTCGGTTCAGTCCGCGCCCTTTAGAGAAGACGTGCGTGATCGCTCGATACCACGTCACGAATGACACATCTGAGCCGCCGACGTCTTCTGGCATGTTCATCGCGTAGAAGCCCGCATCAGCGGACTTCTTTCGGACCGTCTCGATGAGTTCGAGATAGTCGTCTGTGAGATAGCCGTTCTCTTCGTGACCGGCTCTCGGGTTCGCGAGGATATCGTCGTGCTCCGCTTCGAGCGGTTCGACTTCCTGTTCGATGAACTGATCGAGACTCTCGAGGATCAACTGCGTTTCGTCGTCGGTATCGAAAGCGACTCCGCTCTCGGTAGAAGGCGTACTCATGCAGTAGGTATCAAACGGACCGTACCGGTCAAATAGCTTCGGGTGACTGCCGAACGGTGTCCAGTGCCGAGACTACGACCAACAACTTCGACATCGATCCGACCGTGGAGCTGCCGCCGGAGGCAATCGGGGGTGGGATTTATACGCTCAGGTAACGCACTGCGAAGTCGATGACACGAGCGAGTGTCGTAGGTGCCGGAATGACCACATTCGGTCCTCACGAACGAACGCTTGCAGAACTGTTCGCCGAGGCAGCGCTCGAGGCGCTAGACGACGCAGGAACGACGAACGATATCGTCGACGCGTTCTACCTCGGGAATACACTTGGTGGAATGACCGAAAACGAGACACACCTCGCACCAAAGTTAGCGACGCACGTCGGTATCTCCGGCGTTCCCGCACAGCGCTTCGAGGACGCTTGTGCGACGTCCTCGAACGCATTGAAGCACGCGGTTCGGGCAGTAGAGAACGGTGTCCACGACGTTGTCCTCGTCGGCGGAGTCGAGCGGTGTACACCGGCGACGGGACTCGATACACCGCGAATGACCGAGATCTTCGCCAGCGCGTCGGACAGACAGTACGAACAACCGTCGGGAATCACGTTTCCCGGCGTGTTCGCCCTGCTCACGAAGCGGCACATGCACGAGTACGGGACGACAGAGGAGCAACTCGCCAGCGTCGCTGTGAAAAATCACGCGAACGGACGGCACAATCCTCATGCCCACTTCGGCAAGGAGACGACTGTCGAGGAAGTGCTGGAGTCACCACTCATCGCGGATCCGTTCCGGCTGATGGACTGCTGCCCGTTCTCGGACGGGGCGAGCGCAGTCCTGCTCGCCAGCCCCGAGGCCGCCGACTCGTTCGATTCGCCGGTCGACGTGACCGGGATCGGTCACGCCACGGGTACCGTCCCGGCTGCCGACAAAGTCTCGCTGACGGCGACACAACCGGCTCGCGACGCGGCGGCGTCCGCGTACGAGCAGGCCGGCCGAACTCCCGACGACGTCGACTTCGCCGAAGTTCACGACTGTTTCACCGGGGCGGAGGTACTCGCGACGGAAGCGCTCGGCTTCTTCGACGACGGTGAGGGCGGTCCCGCTGCCGAAGCCGGTCGAACGGCCCTCGACGGCGAGAAACCGATCAATCCCAGCGGCGGGCTCAAGGCAAAAGGCCATCCGATCGGCGCGACTGGAACCGCACAGATCGTCGAACTAACGACGCAGCTCCGAGGAGAAGCCGGCGACCGACAGATCGCCGACGCGGAGACGGGACTCGCACACAACCTCGGCGGCGACGCCGGAACGACCCTTGTGACGGTCATGGAGGCGAGAGCATGAGCGGTGGCGAACTGGTCGACGGCGAACTCACGTACGAGTCCTGGAAGCGAGCGCTTCGAGAGGGAGCTCTCATCGGACAGGAGTGCACCGATTGCGGTCACGCGACCGGCGCGCCGAAAGCCGCCTGTGCCCGCTGCGGATCCCGCGATCTCGAGGCGGTTGAACTGCCGACAACGGGGACGGTGTATTCGGAGACCACGATCACCGTCCCGCCGCGACAGTTCACCGACGACACCTATCAGGTGGCAATCATCGAACTGGATACCGCACGTGTGATGGCTCGGATCGACGGGACGGCGGAGATCGGTGACGAGGTACGTCTTCAGGGAACGCTCGAGGCCGACGATGCG
This window encodes:
- a CDS encoding Lrp/AsnC family transcriptional regulator — encoded protein: MADHSDDDVLEIDEIDRRILEILANDPRSPYADIADKLGEYDIELSSEGVRRRVTSLLENMTSFFLPRPERNSWEIVLVTVETANEPQSKRTVFEAMSNMDFWFVAEGFGTVDLYGIATARSNAEIDDLLVQMRALESVTEIDYFIETDRAVNIRNYLPVY
- a CDS encoding TIGR04024 family LLM class F420-dependent oxidoreductase; this translates as MTERDVFLPVGAQPTLDDLVDQAVTAEELGYDRAWFPESWGRDAVTAMATAAERTDEIGIGTSIANIYSRSPALLGQTAATLQEASNGRFRLGVGPSGPIVIENWHGIEFGNPLRRTRETVEIVRQVLSGETVSYDGEYFDLDGFRLRCDPPDPAPPIDAAGLGPKAVELAGRFADGWHAVNYTRDGLTERLEDLRRGAELGDRTLDDLRVTLSVGCCALEDGDRARELVAQHIAFYLGGMGTFYRDNLARQGYEDLAHEIYDTWQDGDRERATTLVREELRDQMGAAGTPEAARDQLEEFVDLDGVDAINVSFPRGAGPTEIRETMAAVAP
- a CDS encoding acyl-CoA dehydrogenase family protein — its product is MSTPSTESGVAFDTDDETQLILESLDQFIEQEVEPLEAEHDDILANPRAGHEENGYLTDDYLELIETVRKKSADAGFYAMNMPEDVGGSDVSFVTWYRAITHVFSKGRGLNRHVLAGPEGPKPLLLLADDEQRSEYVEPAVRGEKSTAFAQTEPVAGSDSPAMQTTAVRDGDEWVLNGTKQWITNAPYADFAQVFARTSSREEAGRYGGITCFLVESDEWELGSLNNTPAEVGQQAELRFDDVRLPDDRVLGEVGTAFYEAMDFLSVGRLELGAQAVGLAEYVLDRSTEYAREREAFGQEIGSFQQISSKVARGRAKQYAADSAGLRCAWKMDRDDSVVEDVSIFNWFATQTYWDAADSAVQIHGGNGLSEDYGFMDHLNYARLLRIVEGTDELQLNTIAKQNGLLQ
- a CDS encoding thiolase domain-containing protein yields the protein MTRASVVGAGMTTFGPHERTLAELFAEAALEALDDAGTTNDIVDAFYLGNTLGGMTENETHLAPKLATHVGISGVPAQRFEDACATSSNALKHAVRAVENGVHDVVLVGGVERCTPATGLDTPRMTEIFASASDRQYEQPSGITFPGVFALLTKRHMHEYGTTEEQLASVAVKNHANGRHNPHAHFGKETTVEEVLESPLIADPFRLMDCCPFSDGASAVLLASPEAADSFDSPVDVTGIGHATGTVPAADKVSLTATQPARDAAASAYEQAGRTPDDVDFAEVHDCFTGAEVLATEALGFFDDGEGGPAAEAGRTALDGEKPINPSGGLKAKGHPIGATGTAQIVELTTQLRGEAGDRQIADAETGLAHNLGGDAGTTLVTVMEARA
- a CDS encoding Zn-ribbon domain-containing OB-fold protein; amino-acid sequence: MSGGELVDGELTYESWKRALREGALIGQECTDCGHATGAPKAACARCGSRDLEAVELPTTGTVYSETTITVPPRQFTDDTYQVAIIELDTARVMARIDGTAEIGDEVRLQGTLEADDAPAPVFG